The nucleotide window TGTGCCTATGTTGTTTTGTATATGCCATCAAAATTCTTGCAGAGGATGGCCCAAAACTCATGGGCCACACTCTtattttataggttttaggaatGCTAACATCATGTGGTGTTGGGTAGCCTGAgatttggaatggcctgattttgggccTCAAGGAAGACAAGGGAAGAAcatggtggatggattggatgacatgcaaatgtcatggtgggccccatgtgttgTGCGAGTAACAAAGGTATTGCTAGGCTACTAAATTGCTGTTTATGTGGTATGTTGATGTCACTAtgaaacaatccaattatcagtTGCATCACTAAAATAGAATGATTTAAATGGTCTAAATGTTGACTATGTAAATGGATagttaaaaaaaaacattggagAGTAATGATGTTTGAGATCCTTGTTTTGTGGTTCATTTGAGGCTTGGaattgtctcatttttggccaaatcatatatttcaatgggcttattacaatcattgttttttttttttttcaaatgtcaTATATACACATTAATTTGGGGCATTAAAGTTGGCTGACGTGATCAAAATTAGGTTTTTGTGAATATATTATAGAATTCTAATGCATTTTAATTATAGCCTGTCAAGCACAATTGAGGATTCTATAGTAAttatgatttggattccaattcacACCAATTTATACTTGTGGAGTGACCTCATAACCTACAAGGCTTTGTAGTGGATTTGTCCTTAGGCAGTAAGATGGAAATGGTGTATGCTGTCATTTCTCTTTAGTTGTGTAGTTTTATTCTTtcttaaaccttttttttttggttgttgttgttgaaatttcaggTTCTTGAATTGGCGGGAAATGCAGCACGTGACAACAAGAAGAACAGAATCATCCCGAGGCATGTGCTATTGGCGGTAAGGAATGATGAGGAGCTGGGAAAGCTTTTGAAAGGTGTTACAATTGCTCATGGAGGAGTCTTACCCAACATCAACCCTGTCCTTCTCCCTAAGAAGACTGGAGCTGCAGCTGAGAAGGCAGGCAAAGAGCCTAGATCCCCATCCAAGGCTGTCAAATCCCCTAAGGCCTGATTCTAATTCTCTCAAAGGAAAAGAACCTTCTCTCACCACCTTTGTATGTAATCAATAGGGGTTAGTGGTTTTCTTGTTGTAGGAGAGGGTATCTTCCCTTGCTTTCTTAATGACATCATCTTCATGTCCTTGTGTTTGAATGATACTGTTTCCCCCCTTTGTTAATGACATTGGATTGCATTTTCTTCTTACTTGTTGtttatttcaatggtggatttgACTGTTGTAGTTCTTTTGGTCTGTCTTGCTCGTGAGTTGCCCTTTGGTCATCCATGACTTGGCTTGATGCACCCATCACTTGGGTAAGTCACAACTCAAGATTGAATGAGTCAATTTGGGTCTCCTAGTCTAAAAACCATGCTTGGGTAATATATTTTCTTCCCTAAGTTTTTATTCTTTTGTTGGAGTGTGAGTCAAGACATTTGATGAATTTCTTCACATATGTGCCTCATGTGATGGATAAGGTGCAATGATCATGTATTGATGGATGAGTTGGAGTTGGCTTAGAAATGATTTGTTTGAGTTGACTCAAATGGAATAATAAATGATTTGGTTTTAACATGACACACCCCCTACAACAAATGCACCCTTGTTTGCTGTGCAATTTGGAACTGAGCAAGTTTGGATGAGTAGTTCAGTATAAAACCATGGTTTTAATGTCTATTATGTAGTTATTGAGTGAAGCCCCATGATTGGGAGGGTTTCATAAGGAAAGCAAGTGTGATGTGTAAGTGACATGCAACAACATCAACAAAGCCTTACCTTAAGTAATTGGGGTGGGTTATGCAAATATTTTTATGCCATCTATTCTATCATGGATCACTTCTTCAGTTAAACTACATGTCCTTTGagtcttttcttcttttgggcTTTTTCCTTGTCCTTTTATTTGTGGCTTTTAACGTTAATTGACTCGCTCCTAACTGGTGTAGTTCTTAGTCTTTGTTTCACATGACCAACTGTCAAGTCCACTTCTTCTCATCTTATCACTTGATGGTGGTACTTTTTAAGTCTCTTTGATGTGCATTCATTTCTATTTGTACTCCTTTCAAATCATCCTTCTTGATATCTTCATTTCTACTATGCTCATTCTATGAACATTTTGTTCCTTGACTACCTAAAATTTTGTCCAATGAAGGAGCATGGCTGTTCTTATAACTGTCCCACGAAAATTTCCCTTTAGTTTCATTTAGTACCCAAACATATCTAGCTCATCCACTGAGCTTTATTTGAGCATATATAGCATGGGCTGCTATCATTCAGATTGATTTATGGTCcctaacttttaaaaaaaaaaagaatttattGTTTGTAGCCATTTATTAATTGGTAGTTGACTATTTTCCAAATATTGGAGTGTCACATGTTTTCTCATACAATATTGAATTGAATTCCTGTTGAATTTGCTTAAATGGATTTGATCTTATTTGAAGTATTTTAATTTGAGTGTGTTGGTAAAATTTGGTAgtgtttattatttatttatttatagtttaTCTTTCAGTAGGCATTAGGCCATATCTCATCAAATGCCTTTGGCAAGACTGGATCCTGGGTCATACAATCAGAGAGCGGTCACACTGACCAGCTTGGATATTGAGCTGGGTGTGTTTTGTTGTCTTGAGTAGCATTGGGTTGTATTGTTTACTAATAAGGTTGGTCAACTTGGGACTAGCTTAACTCTTAACTAGTATAATCTCTCCCTTCCTCGGTAATCAGGAGCAAAAGAAGATACAAGGAAAATTTTAAGTTTTTATACTTGATAACCTTATGTTGATAATCAATATGAATGATAATATTAAGTatatccttctctctctctctctctctctctctctctctctctctctctctctttatatatatatatatatgtagagatATATGCcataatttatgatcttgctgGTTGTTGCGAGTTGTGATAAACTTGCTATTTGAGGCAATTGCTTTTGCTAATGTTGGCTTATGCTAGTCTATTGAGACAATTGCTTTTGCTAACGTTGGCTTATGCTAGTCTATTGAGACAATTGCTCTTGCTAATGTTGGCTATGCTAGTCTATTGAGACAATTGCTTTCACCAATGTTACCTTATACTAGTCTATCAAAGCCCCCCTTTTTGGCTTCCACTTCAAGGATTATCACTCTTTAGAATGAAGGGCTCTGCCACCAATGGATTGGTTGTACTTTAACTAAACCTTTTTCTTTATAATATGATATTTTTTGTTTAAATGACCAACATGTGCATGGCAAAAAGGACCAACATTGACACAATTTGCTTCCAGGGTATGAGAGTTGGAACAATGATATCTCACATGGTGTTATTtttgaatatatattttttaatgtttgGATTGATGGAATTCAGAAAATAGATTTTGGAAGGAAAACCTCACATATGAGAAAATAGAAATTTGTTAAAATAAATCTAACTAAACTAGTTTGTTTTTAACATGTGATTTTTGTGGAAATATGTATTGATCAATGGTAAAAAAGTGAGttctttttcaaaaaatgtgGAAATAAGTTTTTTAAGTTTCTGTTGGAAAACTGAAACCATTCTTTTCTCCTcctttatcttttatctttcttcttgGTATAATTTGATAACcaagtcaatgagatctcaacaCTTCAATAACAATGAAATGGACAAGAGTAAACCCACATGAATATTTGCGTAGTAGAGAAGGTAATTAACTTCACTAATATCAAGCTTCTTTTTATGATATTTAAGAAAACtcacattaaaaaaatttcaattgttTACCCCTTGCATTATCTTTACATTTTATAAACcctaaataaatttttaatgaatATCTCCCTAACaactagattgattttaaatcaatttaAACTACTTAAGATGGCAATAagcttaataataataaaagcaaaTTGAAATTGtcttcaatcatatctttaaatTATCCTTTATATCTCCAATCACATCCCTTCATTCTTCAATGGCATTTTAAAATCAACCATCATATTTTTATAAATGGTAAATTTTAGTTTTTGATATTTAGGCTTTAAATCTACAATCCATGGTCCAAAACTAACACATGCTGGACCCTATGGTGGGTTGAGGGCTTGCATCATTCACCTTGAATTGGAATGAACTTGACTTGGTCAAGTTGGATGCTTTATATTTGTAAAGGTTCCGATTTAATCTTTTTAATGCATTGCTCGTGATCCATGTTCATTCAAAATAAGGTTTATTATTCTATTTTACCAAATATTGCTTATTGGCCTTGTTGTGTGTCAATAATCTTCATTTGCAATCaatatcttctttcttttttctttgggaGTTGTTTATTCATATTAATAATGGCTCATCTTGCATGTTGGACACTTTGCCATGCTATTTAACAAATTTGCCATATTAAAAGTCAAGGAAATATCTAAGTCATCAGGCGGTTTGATCATGTGGGCATTGTTACTCAACTTCCTCTTGACTTAGTATGGACTAACTTTTCTTAGACTTGAGCTTACTATAAGTTCCTCTTGAAAACCTTTCTTTGTGGAGATAAACCATAACtaagtaaaattttaatttttaatttttaattttttatatatcttTTCTTGTTGATGTTCATTCATAGCTTCTTGGTATATAGTGTTGTTATCTTCAATCTTTTTTCTTCATCCAAGCTTGCAAGTCTTGGATGTGCTTGGTAAAAGCATCAATTTCTTCActcacttgatctttgtattGATAATGTTATTAAGTCAAGCACATGATGTGGATTTCTTCCATTTATGATCTTGAATGGAGATTTTTCTGGTGGTACGATTTATTGAACCATTGTACGCAAACTTAGCTTGTGGTAGAGTCACATCCTATTGAGATACGTTGTCActtactgatgcaggacaattaaccacttgctctaaaagctcgaactgttagagtatgacgagttaatccctttatctcatagctcaggccccacattgtatgggttaggacctcggccgaacatctctcgtgggccccaaatcacatgggtaccgtctCGCATgagccacccaccctgagtgtgttcCTGCATTAtataggctaccccacttgagcctggtgtgaaatacACATTAAT belongs to Magnolia sinica isolate HGM2019 chromosome 8, MsV1, whole genome shotgun sequence and includes:
- the LOC131252984 gene encoding histone H2A-like, yielding MEGTGKVKKGAGGRKGGGPKKKPVSRSVKAGLQFPVGRIGRYLKKGRYSQRVGTGAPVYLAAVLEYLAAEVLELAGNAARDNKKNRIIPRHVLLAVRNDEELGKLLKGVTIAHGGVLPNINPVLLPKKTGAAAEKAGKEPRSPSKAVKSPKA